A window from Populus trichocarpa isolate Nisqually-1 chromosome 3, P.trichocarpa_v4.1, whole genome shotgun sequence encodes these proteins:
- the LOC7481211 gene encoding probable DNA primase large subunit, translating into MEIVKPQWKKPPPSANDVVSTLPLYRSAPPLEVRLEDFELYAIDRLRVLKGVSDGLSRGKRPEEMEKLVNDLWKANMRHPLPSEVTNKDIISHFVLRLVYCRTEELRKWFLSNEIALFRYRFRLLSPEAQRLLMAEFDLPYKPVTTAEFEGVKEKLHLVARSTGQLKPTASDAIFYKVPFEEVPELVAGRRVFICKGYAYVAMNQVVSLVVTQFRGLLSKALVLTNRKWTSTIREQEKDRLTPIVETLCTSYLGPDYSQPKEFAEVSIKDIDQVAKSSFPLCMRHLFEKLREDHHLKHGGRMQLGLFLKGVGLKLDDALAFWKAEFSQKVGAERFDKEYAYSIRHNYGREGKRTDYTPYSCQKIISSTPGVGDHHGCPYRHFSEENLRAALSRMGVNSGEMENVMDKVRNRHYQLACTLTFESIHGSSYDAGINHPNQYFSDSQKFFKSKNNPSGQGEPLDDRSPI; encoded by the exons atggAGATAGTCAAGCCTCAATGGAAGAAACCTCCTCCATCTGCAAACGACGTAGTTTCCACCCTCCCTCTCTACCGCTCCGCCCCCCCTCTCGAAGTCAGATTGGAAGATTTCGAGCTCTACGCCATCGATCGCCTCCGCG TTTTAAAAGGTGTATCTGACGGACTTTCTCGCGGAAAAAGACCGGAAGAAATGGAGAAATTAGTAAATGATTTGTGGAAAGCAAATATGAGGCATCCACTGCCATCTGAAGTTACTAACAAAGATATCATATCTCACTTCGTTTTACGTCTCGTCTATTGTAGAAC AGAGGAGCTGAGGAAATGGTTCCTTTCCAATGAGATTGCACTTTTTAGATACAGATTTCGGCTTCTATCACCCGAAGCTCAG AGGTTGCTTATGGCCGAGTTTGATCTTCCATACAAGCCTGTTACCACTGCAGAATTTGag GGTGTAAAGGAAAAACTGCATCTAGTTGCCCGATCAACTGGTCAGCTTAAACCCACTG CATCTGATGCCATATTCTACAAG GTACCATTTGAAGAAGTTCCTGAACTTGTGGCTGGTCGTAGAGTCTTCATCTGCAAAGGCTATGCTTATGTTGCTATGAATCAG GTTGTTTCCCTTGTTGTTACCCAGTTCCGCGGTCTTCTATCAAAAGCACTTGTTCTAACAAACAG AAAATGGACATCTACCATCAGAGAACAAGAGAAGGATCGCCTAACTCCT ATCGTGGAAACCCTATGCACAAGCTATCTGGGTCCTGACTATTCTCAG CCCAAAGAATTTGCTGAAGTATCAATTAAAGACATTGACCAAGTAGCTAAGAGTTCATTTCCCCTGTGCATGCGTCACCTGTTTGAAAAA CTCAGAGAAGATCATCATTTAAAGCATGGAGGGAGGATGCAATTGGGTCTCTTTCTCAAG GGTGTTGGATTGAAATTAGATGACGCTCTTGCATTCTGGAAAGCAGAGTTCTCCCAAAAG GTTGGAGCTGAGAGGTTTGACAAAGAATATGCATACAGCATTCGCCACAATTATGGAAGAGAAGGGAAGAGAACA gaTTATACTCCTTATTCCTGtcaaaaaataatctcatcAACTCCTGGTGTCGGAGATCATCATGGTTGTCCCTATCGACATTTCAG TGAGGAAAACTTGAGGGCTGCACTCAGCAGAATGGGTGTAAATAGTGGTGAAATGGAGAATGTAATGGATAAAGTGCGAAACAGACATTATCAG TTGGCTTGCACGTTGACATTTGAATCCATTCATGGTTCGTCATATGATGCTGGGATTAATCATCCTAACCAATACTTCAGTGACAGCCAAAAGTTTTTCAAATCTAAG AACAATCCCTCTGGACAAGGAGAACCTTTGGACGACCGGTCACCTATATAG